In one window of Miscanthus floridulus cultivar M001 chromosome 12, ASM1932011v1, whole genome shotgun sequence DNA:
- the LOC136497950 gene encoding uncharacterized protein isoform X4, translating to MAADSSMGFHQGITASLYNHHMLSFQSNSDVGISGGGDATGGMVMAPASVSGGSSNAGLFLSPNTGVIGSASGVAPARTSSGDAFRGTGMPKYKYVTGPPSDWSDREVAILKEGLVRYAREPNIMRYIKIAAMLPNRTIRDVALRCWWATQGKERRKKPDGFYTRKKTRDMKPIQDKMVASVPIANFHMTPTTNVTPFSISMQHPNQQSQVHKEAAPVVDSATQRLLEENNQLLNQISANIETFKTVENTELFLRTSNNIKTTLSRMSETPGIMGLMPPLPLSINEDHINSLIQLNRLVASYGTASISHHTKQEP from the exons ATGGCAGCTGACTCCAGCATGGGGTTTCACCAGGGGATCACCGCCTCGCTGTACAACCATCACATGCTCTCGTTCCAGTCCAACAGCGACGTCGgcatcagcggcggcggcgacgctacCGGTGGCATGGTCATGGCGCCGGCGAGTGTGAGTGGCGGCAGTAGCAACGCCGGGCTGTTCCTCTCCCCAAACACAGGTGTCATCGGCAGCGCGTCGGGGGTTGCCCCGGCAAGGACCTCGTCGGGGGATGCGTTCCGTGGCACCGGGATGCCCAAGTATAAGTACGTCACTGGTCCTCCTTCGGATTGGAGTGACCGTGAGGTAGCCATACTGAAGGAAGGGCTTGTGAG GTATGCTCGTGAACCTAATATCATGAGGTACATTAAGATAGCAGCTATGCTTCCTAACAGGACCATCAGGGATGTTGCGCTGCGATGCTGGTGGGCTACA CAGGgtaaagagagaaggaagaaACCTGATGGATTCTATACAAGGAAAAAAACGAGAGACATGAAG CCAATCCAGGACAAAATGGTTGCATCTGTCCCAATAGCTAATTTTCACATGACACCTACAACCAATGTAACCCCTTTTTCGATATCAATGCAACATCCAAATCAACAAAGTCAAGTTCACAAAGAAG CAGCTCCTGTTGTCGACAGCGCAACCCAGCGTCTCCTGGAGGAAAATAATCAGTTGCTTAACCAGATTTCTGCAAATATTGAAACATTCAAG ACAGTGGAGAACACAGAACTTTTTCTCCGCACGAGTAACAACATCAAAACAACTTTAAGCAG AATGAGCGAAACACCTGGTATCATGGGTCTGATGCCTCCATTGCCTTTATCCATAAATGAAGATCATATAAATTCGCTTATTCAACTGAACAGACTG GTTGCATCATATGGTACGGCAAGCATTTCTCATCATACCAAGCAAGAGCCATGA
- the LOC136497950 gene encoding uncharacterized protein isoform X1, translating to MAADSSMGFHQGITASLYNHHMLSFQSNSDVGISGGGDATGGMVMAPASVSGGSSNAGLFLSPNTGVIGSASGVAPARTSSGDAFRGTGMPKYKYVTGPPSDWSDREVAILKEGLVRYAREPNIMRYIKIAAMLPNRTIRDVALRCWWATQGKERRKKPDGFYTRKKTRDMKSLQPIQDKMVASVPIANFHMTPTTNVTPFSISMQHPNQQSQVHKEAAPVVDSATQRLLEENNQLLNQISANIETFKTVENTELFLRTSNNIKTTLSRMSETPGIMGLMPPLPLSINEDHINSLIQLNRLVASYGTASISHHTKQEP from the exons ATGGCAGCTGACTCCAGCATGGGGTTTCACCAGGGGATCACCGCCTCGCTGTACAACCATCACATGCTCTCGTTCCAGTCCAACAGCGACGTCGgcatcagcggcggcggcgacgctacCGGTGGCATGGTCATGGCGCCGGCGAGTGTGAGTGGCGGCAGTAGCAACGCCGGGCTGTTCCTCTCCCCAAACACAGGTGTCATCGGCAGCGCGTCGGGGGTTGCCCCGGCAAGGACCTCGTCGGGGGATGCGTTCCGTGGCACCGGGATGCCCAAGTATAAGTACGTCACTGGTCCTCCTTCGGATTGGAGTGACCGTGAGGTAGCCATACTGAAGGAAGGGCTTGTGAG GTATGCTCGTGAACCTAATATCATGAGGTACATTAAGATAGCAGCTATGCTTCCTAACAGGACCATCAGGGATGTTGCGCTGCGATGCTGGTGGGCTACA CAGGgtaaagagagaaggaagaaACCTGATGGATTCTATACAAGGAAAAAAACGAGAGACATGAAG TCTCTACAGCCAATCCAGGACAAAATGGTTGCATCTGTCCCAATAGCTAATTTTCACATGACACCTACAACCAATGTAACCCCTTTTTCGATATCAATGCAACATCCAAATCAACAAAGTCAAGTTCACAAAGAAG CAGCTCCTGTTGTCGACAGCGCAACCCAGCGTCTCCTGGAGGAAAATAATCAGTTGCTTAACCAGATTTCTGCAAATATTGAAACATTCAAG ACAGTGGAGAACACAGAACTTTTTCTCCGCACGAGTAACAACATCAAAACAACTTTAAGCAG AATGAGCGAAACACCTGGTATCATGGGTCTGATGCCTCCATTGCCTTTATCCATAAATGAAGATCATATAAATTCGCTTATTCAACTGAACAGACTG GTTGCATCATATGGTACGGCAAGCATTTCTCATCATACCAAGCAAGAGCCATGA
- the LOC136497950 gene encoding uncharacterized protein isoform X3, with product MAADSSMGFHQGITASLYNHHMLSFQSNSDVGISGGGDATGGMVMAPASVSGGSSNAGLFLSPNTGVIGSASGVAPARTSSGDAFRGTGMPKYKYVTGPPSDWSDREVAILKEGLVRYAREPNIMRYIKIAAMLPNRTIRDVALRCWWATQGKERRKKPDGFYTRKKTRDMKSLQPIQDKMVASVPIANFHMTPTTNVTPFSISMQHPNQQSQVHKEAPVVDSATQRLLEENNQLLNQISANIETFKTVENTELFLRTSNNIKTTLSRMSETPGIMGLMPPLPLSINEDHINSLIQLNRLVASYGTASISHHTKQEP from the exons ATGGCAGCTGACTCCAGCATGGGGTTTCACCAGGGGATCACCGCCTCGCTGTACAACCATCACATGCTCTCGTTCCAGTCCAACAGCGACGTCGgcatcagcggcggcggcgacgctacCGGTGGCATGGTCATGGCGCCGGCGAGTGTGAGTGGCGGCAGTAGCAACGCCGGGCTGTTCCTCTCCCCAAACACAGGTGTCATCGGCAGCGCGTCGGGGGTTGCCCCGGCAAGGACCTCGTCGGGGGATGCGTTCCGTGGCACCGGGATGCCCAAGTATAAGTACGTCACTGGTCCTCCTTCGGATTGGAGTGACCGTGAGGTAGCCATACTGAAGGAAGGGCTTGTGAG GTATGCTCGTGAACCTAATATCATGAGGTACATTAAGATAGCAGCTATGCTTCCTAACAGGACCATCAGGGATGTTGCGCTGCGATGCTGGTGGGCTACA CAGGgtaaagagagaaggaagaaACCTGATGGATTCTATACAAGGAAAAAAACGAGAGACATGAAG TCTCTACAGCCAATCCAGGACAAAATGGTTGCATCTGTCCCAATAGCTAATTTTCACATGACACCTACAACCAATGTAACCCCTTTTTCGATATCAATGCAACATCCAAATCAACAAAGTCAAGTTCACAAAGAAG CTCCTGTTGTCGACAGCGCAACCCAGCGTCTCCTGGAGGAAAATAATCAGTTGCTTAACCAGATTTCTGCAAATATTGAAACATTCAAG ACAGTGGAGAACACAGAACTTTTTCTCCGCACGAGTAACAACATCAAAACAACTTTAAGCAG AATGAGCGAAACACCTGGTATCATGGGTCTGATGCCTCCATTGCCTTTATCCATAAATGAAGATCATATAAATTCGCTTATTCAACTGAACAGACTG GTTGCATCATATGGTACGGCAAGCATTTCTCATCATACCAAGCAAGAGCCATGA
- the LOC136497950 gene encoding uncharacterized protein isoform X2 — translation MAADSSMGFHQGITASLYNHHMLSFQSNSDVGISGGGDATGGMVMAPASVSGGSSNAGLFLSPNTGVIGSASGVAPARTSSGDAFRGTGMPKYKYVTGPPSDWSDREVAILKEGLVRYAREPNIMRYIKIAAMLPNRTIRDVALRCWWATGKERRKKPDGFYTRKKTRDMKSLQPIQDKMVASVPIANFHMTPTTNVTPFSISMQHPNQQSQVHKEAAPVVDSATQRLLEENNQLLNQISANIETFKTVENTELFLRTSNNIKTTLSRMSETPGIMGLMPPLPLSINEDHINSLIQLNRLVASYGTASISHHTKQEP, via the exons ATGGCAGCTGACTCCAGCATGGGGTTTCACCAGGGGATCACCGCCTCGCTGTACAACCATCACATGCTCTCGTTCCAGTCCAACAGCGACGTCGgcatcagcggcggcggcgacgctacCGGTGGCATGGTCATGGCGCCGGCGAGTGTGAGTGGCGGCAGTAGCAACGCCGGGCTGTTCCTCTCCCCAAACACAGGTGTCATCGGCAGCGCGTCGGGGGTTGCCCCGGCAAGGACCTCGTCGGGGGATGCGTTCCGTGGCACCGGGATGCCCAAGTATAAGTACGTCACTGGTCCTCCTTCGGATTGGAGTGACCGTGAGGTAGCCATACTGAAGGAAGGGCTTGTGAG GTATGCTCGTGAACCTAATATCATGAGGTACATTAAGATAGCAGCTATGCTTCCTAACAGGACCATCAGGGATGTTGCGCTGCGATGCTGGTGGGCTACA GgtaaagagagaaggaagaaACCTGATGGATTCTATACAAGGAAAAAAACGAGAGACATGAAG TCTCTACAGCCAATCCAGGACAAAATGGTTGCATCTGTCCCAATAGCTAATTTTCACATGACACCTACAACCAATGTAACCCCTTTTTCGATATCAATGCAACATCCAAATCAACAAAGTCAAGTTCACAAAGAAG CAGCTCCTGTTGTCGACAGCGCAACCCAGCGTCTCCTGGAGGAAAATAATCAGTTGCTTAACCAGATTTCTGCAAATATTGAAACATTCAAG ACAGTGGAGAACACAGAACTTTTTCTCCGCACGAGTAACAACATCAAAACAACTTTAAGCAG AATGAGCGAAACACCTGGTATCATGGGTCTGATGCCTCCATTGCCTTTATCCATAAATGAAGATCATATAAATTCGCTTATTCAACTGAACAGACTG GTTGCATCATATGGTACGGCAAGCATTTCTCATCATACCAAGCAAGAGCCATGA
- the LOC136497950 gene encoding uncharacterized protein isoform X7, with the protein MAADSSMGFHQGITASLYNHHMLSFQSNSDVGISGGGDATGGMVMAPASVSGGSSNAGLFLSPNTGVIGSASGVAPARTSSGDAFRGTGMPKYKYVTGPPSDWSDREVAILKEGLVRYAREPNIMRYIKIAAMLPNRTIRDVALRCWWATGKERRKKPDGFYTRKKTRDMKPIQDKMVASVPIANFHMTPTTNVTPFSISMQHPNQQSQVHKEAPVVDSATQRLLEENNQLLNQISANIETFKTVENTELFLRTSNNIKTTLSRMSETPGIMGLMPPLPLSINEDHINSLIQLNRLVASYGTASISHHTKQEP; encoded by the exons ATGGCAGCTGACTCCAGCATGGGGTTTCACCAGGGGATCACCGCCTCGCTGTACAACCATCACATGCTCTCGTTCCAGTCCAACAGCGACGTCGgcatcagcggcggcggcgacgctacCGGTGGCATGGTCATGGCGCCGGCGAGTGTGAGTGGCGGCAGTAGCAACGCCGGGCTGTTCCTCTCCCCAAACACAGGTGTCATCGGCAGCGCGTCGGGGGTTGCCCCGGCAAGGACCTCGTCGGGGGATGCGTTCCGTGGCACCGGGATGCCCAAGTATAAGTACGTCACTGGTCCTCCTTCGGATTGGAGTGACCGTGAGGTAGCCATACTGAAGGAAGGGCTTGTGAG GTATGCTCGTGAACCTAATATCATGAGGTACATTAAGATAGCAGCTATGCTTCCTAACAGGACCATCAGGGATGTTGCGCTGCGATGCTGGTGGGCTACA GgtaaagagagaaggaagaaACCTGATGGATTCTATACAAGGAAAAAAACGAGAGACATGAAG CCAATCCAGGACAAAATGGTTGCATCTGTCCCAATAGCTAATTTTCACATGACACCTACAACCAATGTAACCCCTTTTTCGATATCAATGCAACATCCAAATCAACAAAGTCAAGTTCACAAAGAAG CTCCTGTTGTCGACAGCGCAACCCAGCGTCTCCTGGAGGAAAATAATCAGTTGCTTAACCAGATTTCTGCAAATATTGAAACATTCAAG ACAGTGGAGAACACAGAACTTTTTCTCCGCACGAGTAACAACATCAAAACAACTTTAAGCAG AATGAGCGAAACACCTGGTATCATGGGTCTGATGCCTCCATTGCCTTTATCCATAAATGAAGATCATATAAATTCGCTTATTCAACTGAACAGACTG GTTGCATCATATGGTACGGCAAGCATTTCTCATCATACCAAGCAAGAGCCATGA
- the LOC136497950 gene encoding uncharacterized protein isoform X6, which yields MAADSSMGFHQGITASLYNHHMLSFQSNSDVGISGGGDATGGMVMAPASVSGGSSNAGLFLSPNTGVIGSASGVAPARTSSGDAFRGTGMPKYKYVTGPPSDWSDREVAILKEGLVRYAREPNIMRYIKIAAMLPNRTIRDVALRCWWATQGKERRKKPDGFYTRKKTRDMKPIQDKMVASVPIANFHMTPTTNVTPFSISMQHPNQQSQVHKEAPVVDSATQRLLEENNQLLNQISANIETFKTVENTELFLRTSNNIKTTLSRMSETPGIMGLMPPLPLSINEDHINSLIQLNRLVASYGTASISHHTKQEP from the exons ATGGCAGCTGACTCCAGCATGGGGTTTCACCAGGGGATCACCGCCTCGCTGTACAACCATCACATGCTCTCGTTCCAGTCCAACAGCGACGTCGgcatcagcggcggcggcgacgctacCGGTGGCATGGTCATGGCGCCGGCGAGTGTGAGTGGCGGCAGTAGCAACGCCGGGCTGTTCCTCTCCCCAAACACAGGTGTCATCGGCAGCGCGTCGGGGGTTGCCCCGGCAAGGACCTCGTCGGGGGATGCGTTCCGTGGCACCGGGATGCCCAAGTATAAGTACGTCACTGGTCCTCCTTCGGATTGGAGTGACCGTGAGGTAGCCATACTGAAGGAAGGGCTTGTGAG GTATGCTCGTGAACCTAATATCATGAGGTACATTAAGATAGCAGCTATGCTTCCTAACAGGACCATCAGGGATGTTGCGCTGCGATGCTGGTGGGCTACA CAGGgtaaagagagaaggaagaaACCTGATGGATTCTATACAAGGAAAAAAACGAGAGACATGAAG CCAATCCAGGACAAAATGGTTGCATCTGTCCCAATAGCTAATTTTCACATGACACCTACAACCAATGTAACCCCTTTTTCGATATCAATGCAACATCCAAATCAACAAAGTCAAGTTCACAAAGAAG CTCCTGTTGTCGACAGCGCAACCCAGCGTCTCCTGGAGGAAAATAATCAGTTGCTTAACCAGATTTCTGCAAATATTGAAACATTCAAG ACAGTGGAGAACACAGAACTTTTTCTCCGCACGAGTAACAACATCAAAACAACTTTAAGCAG AATGAGCGAAACACCTGGTATCATGGGTCTGATGCCTCCATTGCCTTTATCCATAAATGAAGATCATATAAATTCGCTTATTCAACTGAACAGACTG GTTGCATCATATGGTACGGCAAGCATTTCTCATCATACCAAGCAAGAGCCATGA
- the LOC136497950 gene encoding uncharacterized protein isoform X5: protein MAADSSMGFHQGITASLYNHHMLSFQSNSDVGISGGGDATGGMVMAPASVSGGSSNAGLFLSPNTGVIGSASGVAPARTSSGDAFRGTGMPKYKYVTGPPSDWSDREVAILKEGLVRYAREPNIMRYIKIAAMLPNRTIRDVALRCWWATGKERRKKPDGFYTRKKTRDMKPIQDKMVASVPIANFHMTPTTNVTPFSISMQHPNQQSQVHKEAAPVVDSATQRLLEENNQLLNQISANIETFKTVENTELFLRTSNNIKTTLSRMSETPGIMGLMPPLPLSINEDHINSLIQLNRLVASYGTASISHHTKQEP, encoded by the exons ATGGCAGCTGACTCCAGCATGGGGTTTCACCAGGGGATCACCGCCTCGCTGTACAACCATCACATGCTCTCGTTCCAGTCCAACAGCGACGTCGgcatcagcggcggcggcgacgctacCGGTGGCATGGTCATGGCGCCGGCGAGTGTGAGTGGCGGCAGTAGCAACGCCGGGCTGTTCCTCTCCCCAAACACAGGTGTCATCGGCAGCGCGTCGGGGGTTGCCCCGGCAAGGACCTCGTCGGGGGATGCGTTCCGTGGCACCGGGATGCCCAAGTATAAGTACGTCACTGGTCCTCCTTCGGATTGGAGTGACCGTGAGGTAGCCATACTGAAGGAAGGGCTTGTGAG GTATGCTCGTGAACCTAATATCATGAGGTACATTAAGATAGCAGCTATGCTTCCTAACAGGACCATCAGGGATGTTGCGCTGCGATGCTGGTGGGCTACA GgtaaagagagaaggaagaaACCTGATGGATTCTATACAAGGAAAAAAACGAGAGACATGAAG CCAATCCAGGACAAAATGGTTGCATCTGTCCCAATAGCTAATTTTCACATGACACCTACAACCAATGTAACCCCTTTTTCGATATCAATGCAACATCCAAATCAACAAAGTCAAGTTCACAAAGAAG CAGCTCCTGTTGTCGACAGCGCAACCCAGCGTCTCCTGGAGGAAAATAATCAGTTGCTTAACCAGATTTCTGCAAATATTGAAACATTCAAG ACAGTGGAGAACACAGAACTTTTTCTCCGCACGAGTAACAACATCAAAACAACTTTAAGCAG AATGAGCGAAACACCTGGTATCATGGGTCTGATGCCTCCATTGCCTTTATCCATAAATGAAGATCATATAAATTCGCTTATTCAACTGAACAGACTG GTTGCATCATATGGTACGGCAAGCATTTCTCATCATACCAAGCAAGAGCCATGA